Proteins from a genomic interval of Streptococcus oralis:
- a CDS encoding bifunctional folylpolyglutamate synthase/dihydrofolate synthase, protein MNEIQNNQWIAHYRTDQPHFGLERMVELLALRGNPHLKLKVIHIGGTNGKGSTIAFLKKMLEGLGLRVGVFSSPYLIHYTDQISINGESIPEARLEALMADYQSLLEGESATNLQGTTEFEIITALAYDYFASEQVDVAIMEVGMGGLLDSTNVCQPILTGITTIGLDHVALLGDTLEAIAEQKAGIIKQGIPLVTGHIVPEALTVIDPIAKAKNAPRLAYVKDYQVRHQESVVAGEIFDYTSSVRQGCFQTGLLGLHQIENAGMAIALLDTFCQEDGRELASNDLVAQALKETRWPGRLEVVSGDPLLLLDGAHNPHAIKALLATLRERFADYHKEILFTCIKTKALEDMLDLLETVPDSQLTVTHFDDSRATDENVLKETAKSRNLNYQSWQDFLEQKLTDKKEEKQTVRIVTGSLYFLSQVRAYLMERKNENGYTKD, encoded by the coding sequence ATGAACGAAATTCAAAACAATCAATGGATTGCCCACTACCGGACGGACCAACCGCATTTTGGCTTGGAACGCATGGTAGAACTCCTAGCTCTGCGAGGCAATCCCCATCTCAAACTCAAGGTCATCCATATCGGAGGGACCAATGGCAAGGGTTCGACCATTGCTTTTTTGAAAAAGATGCTGGAAGGGCTAGGTCTGAGAGTTGGGGTGTTCAGCTCGCCCTATCTCATTCATTATACGGATCAGATTAGCATTAATGGGGAATCCATCCCCGAAGCGAGACTAGAAGCCCTCATGGCAGACTATCAGTCTTTGCTTGAGGGGGAATCTGCTACCAATTTGCAGGGGACAACCGAATTTGAGATTATCACAGCTCTAGCTTATGATTACTTTGCCTCAGAGCAAGTAGATGTAGCCATCATGGAAGTCGGTATGGGTGGCCTTCTGGATAGTACCAATGTTTGTCAGCCAATTTTAACAGGAATTACGACCATTGGACTGGATCATGTAGCCCTACTTGGTGATACCTTGGAAGCCATAGCAGAGCAGAAGGCTGGTATTATCAAACAAGGTATTCCCTTGGTGACAGGTCATATTGTTCCTGAAGCCTTGACTGTGATAGACCCTATTGCAAAAGCTAAAAATGCGCCTAGACTTGCCTATGTGAAAGATTACCAGGTTCGTCATCAAGAAAGCGTAGTAGCGGGTGAAATCTTTGATTATACCAGTTCTGTCAGACAAGGTTGCTTTCAAACAGGCCTGCTTGGTTTGCACCAGATAGAGAATGCGGGGATGGCCATAGCTTTACTTGATACTTTTTGTCAAGAAGATGGGCGGGAGTTGGCAAGTAATGACTTGGTTGCTCAAGCTTTGAAAGAAACCAGATGGCCAGGGCGTTTGGAGGTCGTGTCTGGTGACCCCTTGCTGCTCTTGGATGGGGCCCACAATCCTCATGCGATAAAGGCTTTGTTGGCAACCTTGCGAGAACGGTTTGCGGATTATCATAAGGAAATCCTCTTTACCTGCATCAAAACCAAGGCTTTGGAGGATATGCTGGATTTGCTAGAAACGGTGCCAGATAGTCAATTGACTGTAACCCATTTTGACGATAGTCGGGCGACTGATGAAAACGTGCTGAAAGAGACAGCAAAGTCTAGAAATCTCAATTACCAAAGTTGGCAGGATTTTCTAGAGCAGAAATTGACAGATAAAAAAGAAGAGAAACAAACAGTTAGGATTGTCACGGGTTCCTTGTATTTCTTGAGCCAAGTGAGAGCCTATCTGATGGAGAGGAAGAACGAGAATGGATACACAAAAGATTGA
- the folE gene encoding GTP cyclohydrolase I FolE — protein sequence MDTQKIETAVKMIIEAVGEDANREGLQETPARVARMYQEIFSGLGQTAEEHLSKSFEIIDDNMVVEKDIFFHTMCEHHFLPFYGRAHIAYIPDGRVAGLSKLARTVEVYSKKPQIQERLNIEVADALMDYLGAKGAFVVIEAEHMCMSMRGVRKPGTATLTTVARGVFETDKDLRDQAYRLMGL from the coding sequence ATGGATACACAAAAGATTGAAACGGCTGTAAAAATGATTATCGAGGCTGTTGGTGAGGACGCTAACCGCGAGGGCTTGCAGGAAACACCTGCTCGTGTAGCCCGTATGTACCAAGAGATTTTTTCAGGTCTTGGCCAAACTGCTGAGGAACACCTGTCAAAATCCTTTGAGATTATCGATGATAATATGGTAGTGGAAAAAGATATCTTTTTCCACACCATGTGTGAACACCACTTCTTGCCCTTTTACGGGAGAGCGCACATTGCCTATATTCCAGATGGACGAGTGGCAGGTTTGTCCAAGCTAGCCCGTACGGTTGAAGTTTATTCTAAAAAACCACAGATTCAAGAACGGTTGAATATTGAAGTGGCCGATGCCTTGATGGACTATCTGGGTGCTAAAGGAGCTTTTGTTGTCATTGAGGCGGAACATATGTGTATGAGCATGCGTGGTGTCAGAAAGCCAGGTACTGCGACTTTGACTACTGTAGCCCGTGGCGTATTTGAGACGGATAAAGACCTCCGAGACCAGGCTTATCGTCTAATGGGACTATAA
- the folK gene encoding 2-amino-4-hydroxy-6-hydroxymethyldihydropteridine diphosphokinase — translation MDQLQIKDLEIFAYHGLFPSEKELGQKFIISASLSYDMTKAATEFDLTASVHYGELCQQWTTWFQESTEDLIETVAYKLVERTFETYPLVQEIELELKKPWAPVHLPLDTCSVTIRRRKQRAFIALGSNMGDKKANLEQAIDKLRTRGIHILKESSILTTEPWGGVEQDSFANQVIEVETWLPAPVLLETLLAIESEMGRVREVHWGPRLIDLDLLFVEDQIIYTDELILPHPYIAERLFVLEPLVEIAPHFIHPILKQPIRYLVDQLEQGNA, via the coding sequence ATGGATCAACTGCAGATTAAAGATTTGGAAATTTTTGCCTATCATGGTCTTTTCCCTAGTGAGAAAGAATTGGGGCAAAAGTTTATTATTTCCGCAAGCTTATCCTATGATATGACCAAGGCGGCTACAGAATTCGATTTAACAGCCTCAGTCCATTACGGAGAACTGTGTCAGCAGTGGACGACTTGGTTTCAGGAAAGCACTGAGGACTTGATTGAAACGGTAGCCTACAAACTAGTTGAACGTACCTTTGAGACCTATCCTCTTGTCCAAGAGATTGAGTTGGAACTAAAAAAACCTTGGGCTCCAGTTCATTTACCGTTAGATACTTGCTCGGTGACCATTCGCCGTCGTAAGCAGCGGGCCTTTATCGCTCTAGGAAGTAATATGGGAGACAAGAAAGCGAACTTGGAACAAGCTATTGATAAACTGCGGACTCGAGGTATCCATATTCTCAAAGAGTCCAGTATCCTGACGACGGAGCCTTGGGGTGGTGTGGAACAAGATAGCTTTGCCAATCAGGTGATTGAAGTAGAAACCTGGCTACCAGCACCAGTCTTGTTAGAAACATTATTAGCCATTGAGTCAGAAATGGGACGGGTGAGAGAAGTGCATTGGGGGCCTCGTTTGATTGATTTGGACCTACTCTTTGTGGAGGACCAGATCATTTACACAGACGAACTCATCTTGCCTCATCCTTATATAGCAGAACGCCTCTTTGTTCTTGAGCCGTTAGTGGAAATAGCTCCCCATTTTATCCATCCGATCCTAAAGCAACCAATTCGATACTTGGTTGACCAGTTGGAGCAAGGAAATGCCTAA